From a single Planctellipticum variicoloris genomic region:
- a CDS encoding glucose-1-phosphate adenylyltransferase: MRNVLSIILGGGKGTRLFPLTQYRSKPAVPLAGKYRLIDIPISNCLNSGINRIYLLTQFNSVSLHQHIRQTYRFDRFDGGFVEILAAQQTMEGEAWYQGTADAVRKNLRYIEQKGIDYVLILSGDQLYRMDYEDMLATHKRTNADVTIATLPVTREVAHAFGIMRLDDNGQVRGFLEKPKTNEEMDIVKTDPAWIDARGIPSQGRDLLASMGIYLFNRDVLVDLLSKSDYHDFGKEVFPMSMRTHNVQVHLFDGYWEDIGTIPSFFQANLDLTKPDAPFQLQDQDAPVYTHARFLPPTRCDGATVKHSLLADGCSIGEGATIENSVIGLRCKIGRNAVIRNAVIMGADYYQTDEDLAADTAAGVPHVGIADGCVIDGVIIDKNVRIGAGAKIVTRPNLTQPEGSPAVIADGVVVLPKDGVVPAGWVL; the protein is encoded by the coding sequence ATGCGAAATGTGCTGTCGATCATCCTGGGTGGTGGTAAAGGGACCCGCCTGTTTCCGCTGACTCAGTACCGGTCGAAGCCTGCGGTTCCGCTGGCGGGCAAGTACCGCCTGATCGACATTCCGATTTCGAACTGTCTGAACAGCGGGATCAACCGCATTTATCTGCTGACGCAGTTCAATTCGGTCAGCCTGCACCAGCACATCCGGCAGACGTATCGGTTCGACCGGTTCGATGGCGGGTTCGTCGAGATTCTGGCCGCCCAGCAGACGATGGAGGGGGAGGCCTGGTATCAGGGGACGGCGGACGCGGTCCGGAAGAACCTGCGGTACATCGAGCAGAAGGGGATCGACTACGTTTTGATCCTCAGCGGCGACCAGCTTTACCGCATGGATTACGAGGACATGCTGGCGACGCACAAGCGGACGAATGCGGACGTGACGATTGCGACGTTACCCGTCACTCGCGAAGTCGCCCATGCCTTCGGGATCATGCGTCTGGACGACAATGGACAGGTGCGGGGATTCCTGGAGAAACCTAAGACAAACGAGGAAATGGACATCGTCAAAACCGATCCGGCCTGGATCGACGCTCGCGGGATACCGAGTCAGGGGCGGGATCTGCTGGCGAGCATGGGGATTTATCTGTTCAATCGCGATGTGCTGGTCGACCTTCTCAGCAAGTCGGACTATCACGACTTCGGGAAGGAAGTCTTCCCGATGTCGATGCGGACGCACAATGTGCAGGTGCATCTGTTCGACGGGTACTGGGAAGACATCGGGACGATTCCCTCGTTCTTCCAGGCCAACCTGGACCTGACCAAACCGGACGCTCCGTTCCAGCTTCAGGATCAGGACGCGCCAGTCTATACCCACGCCCGATTCCTGCCGCCGACCCGGTGCGACGGGGCGACCGTCAAGCACAGTCTGCTGGCCGACGGTTGCTCGATCGGCGAGGGGGCGACGATCGAGAACAGCGTGATCGGCCTGAGATGCAAGATCGGCAGGAACGCGGTGATCCGGAACGCCGTCATCATGGGGGCGGACTACTACCAGACCGACGAAGACCTGGCTGCCGACACGGCGGCCGGCGTGCCGCACGTCGGAATCGCCGACGGCTGCGTCATCGACGGGGTCATCATCGATAAAAACGTGCGGATCGGCGCCGGCGCGAAGATTGTGACCCGGCCCAATCTGACGCAGCCGGAAGGTTCGCCCGCGGTGATCGCCGACGGGGTGGTCGTGCTGCCGAAGGATGGGGTCGTGCCGGCGGGGTGGGTGCTGTAG
- a CDS encoding TIGR00730 family Rossman fold protein — MTESVPTVAARPAVCVFCGANTGFSPVYAAAARDFSAELLRRDLGLVYGGGSIGMMGIVADAVLAGGGSITGVIPTFLATRELLHPGISDMRLVPTMHARKALMADLCTAFVALPGGLGTFEELFEVLTWTQLGLYAKPIGLLNVAGYFDPLVAMIRRAAETGFCRTEHLSLFSVSADPAELLNLMETWRPPTIKKWLAEDEI, encoded by the coding sequence ATGACCGAGTCCGTTCCGACCGTAGCAGCTCGGCCAGCCGTCTGCGTTTTCTGTGGCGCCAACACGGGATTCTCCCCGGTCTATGCCGCAGCCGCCCGCGACTTCTCCGCGGAACTGCTCCGCCGGGACCTGGGCCTGGTGTATGGCGGCGGCAGCATCGGCATGATGGGAATCGTCGCCGACGCCGTTCTGGCGGGGGGCGGTTCGATCACGGGAGTCATCCCCACGTTTCTGGCCACGCGCGAGCTGCTCCACCCCGGCATCTCCGACATGCGGCTCGTCCCGACCATGCACGCCCGCAAGGCGCTGATGGCCGATCTCTGCACCGCCTTCGTCGCCCTCCCGGGCGGTCTCGGCACGTTCGAAGAACTGTTCGAAGTCCTGACCTGGACGCAACTTGGACTTTATGCCAAGCCGATCGGCCTGCTCAATGTCGCGGGCTACTTCGATCCGCTGGTGGCGATGATCCGCCGCGCCGCCGAAACGGGATTCTGCCGCACGGAGCACCTGAGCCTGTTCAGCGTTTCGGCCGACCCCGCCGAGCTCCTGAACCTCATGGAAACCTGGCGTCCCCCCACCATCAAAAAATGGCTCGCCGAAGACGAAATCTGA
- a CDS encoding phosphoribosylanthranilate isomerase, giving the protein MWVKICGIRDVETAIQIAKAGADAVGLNFYTKSVRFVTRQTARNIVSALPAEVAKVGVFVNSSAAEIEDVARATGLTAVQLHGDESAEVVAEVRQLLPEIRLIRAWRVGSEGLAPLVEHCVDCRQHGGVWDACLVDARVEGNYGGTGATAPWELLAGEWSLHALPPLILAGGLTVENVAQAVCKVHPWGIDVATGVESSPGAKNLELVRQFLEQARAAEGTACRP; this is encoded by the coding sequence ATGTGGGTCAAAATCTGCGGCATTCGAGATGTGGAAACAGCGATCCAGATCGCCAAGGCGGGGGCGGACGCGGTCGGGCTGAATTTCTATACGAAGTCGGTCCGGTTCGTCACCCGGCAGACGGCGCGGAACATTGTCAGCGCACTTCCCGCGGAAGTCGCCAAAGTCGGCGTCTTCGTCAATTCGTCCGCTGCGGAGATTGAGGACGTCGCCCGTGCAACGGGACTGACTGCGGTGCAGTTGCATGGCGACGAATCGGCGGAGGTTGTCGCCGAGGTCCGACAGTTGCTCCCCGAAATACGGTTGATCCGGGCCTGGCGCGTCGGGTCGGAGGGGCTGGCGCCGCTCGTGGAACACTGCGTTGATTGCCGGCAGCACGGAGGCGTCTGGGACGCCTGCCTGGTTGATGCCCGCGTCGAGGGGAACTATGGCGGAACCGGAGCCACGGCCCCCTGGGAGCTGCTGGCCGGCGAGTGGTCGTTGCATGCCCTGCCACCGCTGATTCTGGCGGGCGGACTGACGGTCGAGAATGTGGCTCAAGCTGTTTGCAAAGTCCATCCCTGGGGAATCGATGTGGCCACCGGCGTCGAATCGTCGCCGGGGGCGAAGAATCTCGAACTCGTTCGGCAGTTCCTGGAGCAGGCGCGGGCCGCGGAAGGAACGGCATGCCGCCCCTGA
- a CDS encoding class I SAM-dependent methyltransferase: MPPLTTEYRDLPERLTETPIGLPEVPGGWTRRIWDVGPHRIPMVLPAVPDAFLDDEEVHQRHAVDEYMPYWAYLWPASLPMARLVLDAPWPVGTEVLELGAGVGLVGLAALHRGDRVVFSDYDPQAVELTLFNARQAGLAAEGMVLDWRTPPTRQFSVIVGCELLYENRNHELLLDVLAKMLAPGGTVWFGDGGRVRAERFCELAPQHGFDLRLFDELRRPLEKPRFGQFQLVELRRTSAASAAARG; the protein is encoded by the coding sequence ATGCCGCCCCTGACAACGGAATATCGCGACCTGCCCGAACGCCTGACGGAAACGCCGATCGGCCTTCCCGAGGTTCCGGGGGGCTGGACGCGACGGATCTGGGACGTCGGCCCGCACCGGATTCCCATGGTCCTGCCAGCGGTCCCCGATGCCTTTCTCGACGACGAGGAGGTCCACCAGCGGCATGCCGTTGACGAATACATGCCGTACTGGGCCTATCTGTGGCCGGCGAGCCTGCCGATGGCCCGGCTAGTGCTTGACGCCCCGTGGCCAGTCGGAACGGAAGTGCTGGAGCTGGGGGCTGGCGTCGGGCTGGTGGGGCTGGCGGCGCTGCATCGCGGCGACCGGGTCGTCTTCAGCGACTACGATCCGCAGGCGGTCGAATTGACCCTGTTCAACGCCCGGCAGGCAGGTCTGGCGGCCGAAGGGATGGTCCTCGACTGGCGAACTCCGCCGACGCGGCAATTCTCGGTGATCGTTGGCTGCGAGCTGCTGTACGAGAACAGGAACCACGAACTGCTGCTGGACGTGCTGGCAAAGATGCTGGCGCCGGGCGGCACAGTCTGGTTCGGCGACGGCGGCCGAGTCCGGGCCGAGCGGTTCTGCGAGCTGGCGCCGCAGCATGGTTTCGATCTGAGGCTGTTCGACGAACTCCGACGGCCGCTGGAGAAGCCCCGTTTCGGGCAATTTCAGCTCGTCGAGCTCCGTCGGACTTCGGCCGCTTCAGCAGCCGCTCGGGGTTGA
- a CDS encoding alpha/beta fold hydrolase: MRLEMLQLSGFDGAPLSVRRALPDRGLPQRSLLWIHGLSEHGGRYDHVLERWTRRGWQIILPDHRGHGLSGGTRSDVASFDDYLRDLQIVWRACDLHDRQAAIFGHSMGGLLAIRAVQTGMLRPTAVALSSPLLGVRIPVPRWKTLLGSILVCCAPRTRFKTHINPKNMTADSEFLQRRLSDPLIQRTVTARWFFAMQQALAAAHRDAAKFDRPVLALQGGNDQTVDPAAVEPWLAKTASTDREFAICPHNVHELLNDAGWEAIADRIAEWLELRTPENSTPSGC; this comes from the coding sequence ATGCGGCTCGAAATGCTTCAGCTTTCAGGATTCGACGGAGCCCCGCTGTCCGTCCGTCGAGCCCTCCCCGACCGCGGTCTCCCGCAGCGGTCGCTCCTCTGGATCCACGGCCTCAGCGAGCACGGAGGCCGGTATGACCATGTTCTGGAACGCTGGACGCGCCGCGGCTGGCAGATCATTCTCCCCGACCACCGCGGGCACGGCCTTTCAGGCGGAACCCGATCCGACGTCGCCTCGTTCGACGACTACCTCCGCGATCTCCAGATCGTCTGGCGCGCCTGCGACCTCCATGACCGGCAGGCGGCCATCTTCGGGCACAGCATGGGCGGCCTGCTGGCGATCCGCGCAGTCCAGACGGGAATGCTGCGTCCAACAGCAGTGGCCCTGTCGTCCCCGCTGCTCGGCGTACGAATTCCAGTCCCGCGCTGGAAGACGCTTCTCGGGAGCATTCTGGTCTGTTGTGCCCCGCGGACGCGATTCAAGACGCACATCAACCCGAAAAATATGACTGCTGACTCCGAGTTCCTGCAGCGCCGTCTCAGCGATCCCCTGATCCAGCGAACCGTCACCGCCCGCTGGTTCTTCGCCATGCAGCAGGCTCTCGCCGCCGCCCATCGCGACGCCGCGAAGTTTGACCGGCCAGTGCTCGCACTGCAGGGTGGAAACGATCAAACGGTCGATCCGGCCGCCGTCGAACCGTGGCTCGCAAAAACCGCCTCAACCGACCGCGAATTCGCGATCTGCCCGCACAATGTCCATGAACTGCTCAACGACGCCGGCTGGGAGGCCATCGCCGACCGCATCGCGGAATGGCTTGAGCTCCGAACACCCGAGAATTCAACCCCGAGCGGCTGCTGA
- a CDS encoding vWA domain-containing protein — translation MSTGARVESEVFEMETDGGWLPAGKDISVWGLSLAVHVVVLLLLGTIHYEVVTGRVADITSILEDVDPTEYKFDSTVTDQIGSDSAIDTMAASQEAAQQVGAEPQEQIQEKLDENFKADVPVTDDIVKPAESELLSAVDTKGTNEVTGGVEGAIDRLAWEIANSLREKKTTVVWLFDVSPSLSKQREAIADRVEVIYKQLNTLNANADKALKTGIAAFGDKHRIVTNDLLDDTDEVVKAVRGLKSEDAGTENVFSAVTAVANKWQNQATTMRRNVMIIVVTDEAGSDPQMLEQAIVQCKRYGMKVYCVGQMAPFGRQEVEVPFTLESGETILGVMQRGPESYLQERVELPYWGVPSGDLQNIASGFGPYALTRLCAETNGLFFITDPGIGKVDLSVMRGYAPDYRPIRLLEQDVASNGAKRALIDVANSLKGGTIQIRLPRQEFPAENDNILKDAIAEAQKPLAELDYRLDQIVKRLEEGEKDRAKVREPRWQAGYDLALGRALALRVRSFGYNTMLAEMRTSPKPFEKKGSNQWRLVPSKEISSGAQVKKLSNKATEYLKRVIDQHAGTPWGEMAERELSQPLGWVWRENTYVAPAGGMGNGKNKPAPRFIEEVDAKTGKKTKRQLPDEPVRRAI, via the coding sequence GTGAGCACCGGAGCCCGTGTGGAATCGGAAGTGTTTGAGATGGAAACCGACGGCGGCTGGCTGCCGGCGGGTAAGGATATTTCGGTCTGGGGCCTCAGTCTGGCGGTGCATGTGGTCGTCCTGCTGCTGCTGGGGACGATTCATTACGAAGTCGTCACGGGACGCGTGGCGGACATTACGTCGATCCTCGAGGATGTCGATCCGACGGAATACAAATTTGACAGTACCGTGACCGACCAGATCGGGTCAGATAGCGCTATCGACACGATGGCCGCGTCGCAGGAAGCTGCCCAGCAGGTGGGGGCCGAGCCTCAGGAGCAGATCCAGGAGAAGCTGGACGAGAATTTCAAAGCGGATGTTCCGGTGACGGATGACATTGTCAAACCGGCCGAATCGGAGTTGCTGTCTGCCGTGGACACCAAAGGGACTAATGAGGTCACCGGGGGGGTGGAAGGGGCGATCGATCGCCTGGCCTGGGAAATCGCCAACAGTCTGCGTGAAAAGAAGACGACTGTGGTCTGGCTGTTCGATGTGTCGCCGTCGCTGTCGAAGCAGCGGGAAGCGATCGCGGACCGGGTCGAGGTGATTTACAAGCAGCTCAATACTCTGAACGCGAACGCGGACAAGGCTCTGAAGACCGGAATCGCGGCGTTTGGCGACAAGCATCGGATCGTGACCAATGATCTGCTCGACGACACGGACGAAGTCGTGAAGGCGGTTCGCGGGCTGAAGTCGGAGGACGCGGGCACAGAGAACGTCTTCAGTGCCGTCACTGCGGTGGCGAACAAGTGGCAGAATCAGGCCACCACCATGCGTCGAAATGTGATGATCATCGTCGTGACCGACGAAGCGGGCTCGGATCCGCAGATGCTGGAGCAGGCGATCGTCCAGTGCAAGCGGTACGGCATGAAGGTCTATTGTGTCGGGCAGATGGCCCCCTTCGGTCGACAGGAAGTCGAGGTTCCGTTCACGCTGGAGAGTGGCGAGACGATCCTTGGCGTCATGCAGCGCGGTCCCGAAAGCTACCTGCAGGAGCGGGTCGAGTTGCCGTATTGGGGCGTTCCGAGCGGAGACCTGCAGAATATTGCCTCGGGATTCGGCCCCTACGCTTTAACGCGGCTCTGCGCGGAGACGAACGGACTGTTCTTCATCACCGATCCGGGAATCGGGAAGGTCGATCTGTCGGTGATGCGCGGGTATGCCCCAGACTATCGCCCGATCCGTCTCTTGGAGCAGGACGTCGCCTCGAACGGGGCGAAGCGGGCGCTGATTGACGTCGCGAACAGCCTGAAGGGGGGGACGATTCAGATCCGTCTGCCCCGGCAGGAGTTTCCGGCGGAGAACGACAACATCTTGAAAGACGCCATCGCAGAGGCTCAGAAGCCGCTGGCCGAACTGGACTATCGTCTGGATCAGATCGTCAAACGGCTCGAAGAGGGGGAGAAGGACCGGGCGAAGGTCCGCGAGCCGCGCTGGCAGGCGGGTTACGACCTGGCGCTGGGAAGGGCGCTGGCCTTGCGCGTGCGGTCCTTCGGCTATAACACGATGCTGGCGGAAATGCGGACGAGTCCCAAACCGTTTGAGAAGAAGGGGAGCAATCAGTGGCGGCTGGTCCCTTCGAAGGAAATCAGCTCGGGCGCTCAGGTGAAGAAGCTTTCCAATAAAGCGACCGAGTACCTGAAGCGGGTGATCGATCAGCACGCGGGAACGCCGTGGGGCGAGATGGCCGAGCGGGAATTGAGCCAACCGCTCGGTTGGGTCTGGCGGGAGAATACGTATGTGGCTCCCGCCGGGGGCATGGGGAATGGAAAGAACAAACCGGCTCCCCGGTTTATCGAAGAAGTGGATGCGAAGACCGGCAAGAAGACGAAGCGTCAGTTGCCGGATGAGCCGGTGCGTCGCGCCATCTGA
- a CDS encoding vWA domain-containing protein, which produces MALNKSAISGLGVSLGIHVLVIFALSFIVYDIGGEQLQMVVDSVFAEERAQEEFSQEIEQDNEVADSMNVIAGGAITSAIGGSGAPAVAQTKIEQAESLKEPEIKVNVGAITAPGLNTLGNDLGAGEVTGDIGQVVEGYGAAMSQFTQELVRLMRDQKVLVVWAFDESESMKPAQKEVREKFNKIYEELGIAAKQDQKLKASEEVLLTVVTSYGQGLKEQTAKPTANVSEIRAAIDKIDIDRTGKENMCQTINAVVGKYLKMAQSQKRKLVVCVVSDESGDDGNVVEDTIALCKRGDVPVYFLGQYACFGYPYARYRWVDPQYGLTHWLQINQGPETPMPELLQFDGIGARWDYMSSGFGPYEQVRIARETGGVYYLLPSYGTNLVTTTKLDDRKYELLDMREYLPVLSARMSYVKERESSKFRSAQWEVISLLNPHQDSKLQMREHWYPTDPAKFAEEGKRNFEMAIRAMGLLNQASAVLEKIKPLEAKEQSQRWRANYELTYAQCLAYRVRLFQFLLALDQHQKTKPMPKGSSNGQPNNAWNLVRVKEMLPPDPEQVKITKIDMNELNQQLETAKKMFEQIVKDHPNTPWARRAQNEINSGFGMKFVEVYRDPRYDKTDIKLPAL; this is translated from the coding sequence ATGGCGCTGAACAAGTCCGCAATCTCCGGCCTCGGAGTCTCGCTGGGAATCCATGTGCTGGTGATTTTTGCGTTGTCGTTCATTGTCTACGACATCGGCGGCGAACAGTTGCAGATGGTCGTGGACTCGGTCTTTGCCGAGGAGCGGGCTCAGGAAGAGTTTTCGCAGGAGATCGAGCAGGACAACGAAGTCGCCGACTCGATGAATGTCATCGCCGGCGGCGCGATCACGTCGGCGATTGGAGGTTCGGGGGCGCCGGCGGTTGCTCAAACGAAGATCGAGCAGGCCGAGAGCCTGAAAGAACCCGAGATCAAGGTGAATGTCGGGGCGATCACCGCGCCGGGGCTGAATACGCTGGGGAACGACCTGGGGGCGGGCGAGGTGACGGGGGACATCGGCCAGGTGGTCGAGGGGTACGGGGCCGCGATGAGCCAGTTCACTCAGGAGCTGGTCCGGCTGATGCGCGATCAGAAGGTCCTGGTTGTCTGGGCGTTCGACGAGTCGGAAAGCATGAAACCGGCCCAGAAAGAAGTCCGGGAGAAATTCAACAAGATCTACGAAGAGCTGGGGATTGCCGCCAAGCAGGACCAGAAGCTCAAGGCTTCGGAAGAAGTGCTCCTGACGGTTGTGACGAGTTACGGGCAGGGGCTCAAGGAACAGACGGCGAAGCCGACCGCGAATGTGTCGGAAATCCGGGCGGCGATCGACAAGATCGACATCGACCGGACCGGCAAGGAGAACATGTGCCAGACCATCAATGCGGTGGTGGGCAAGTATCTCAAGATGGCGCAGAGTCAGAAACGGAAGCTGGTCGTCTGTGTCGTTTCGGATGAGTCCGGAGACGATGGGAATGTCGTCGAGGACACGATTGCCCTGTGCAAGCGGGGGGACGTGCCGGTCTACTTCCTGGGGCAGTACGCGTGCTTTGGATATCCCTACGCGCGCTACAGGTGGGTCGATCCGCAGTACGGTCTGACGCACTGGCTGCAGATCAATCAGGGGCCGGAAACTCCGATGCCGGAGCTGCTGCAGTTCGACGGGATCGGAGCACGATGGGACTATATGTCGAGCGGCTTCGGGCCGTACGAACAGGTGCGGATCGCCCGCGAGACGGGCGGGGTTTACTACCTGTTGCCGTCGTATGGCACGAATCTGGTGACGACGACCAAGCTCGATGACCGCAAGTACGAGCTGCTGGATATGCGGGAATACCTGCCGGTGCTTTCTGCGCGGATGAGTTACGTCAAAGAGCGGGAGTCGAGCAAGTTCCGCAGTGCTCAGTGGGAAGTGATTTCGCTGCTCAATCCGCATCAGGACTCCAAGCTGCAGATGCGGGAGCACTGGTATCCGACGGATCCGGCCAAGTTTGCGGAGGAGGGGAAGCGGAATTTCGAAATGGCGATCCGGGCGATGGGCCTGCTGAACCAGGCCTCCGCAGTCCTGGAAAAAATCAAGCCGCTGGAAGCGAAGGAACAATCGCAGCGGTGGCGGGCGAATTACGAGCTGACGTACGCCCAGTGTCTGGCGTACCGGGTCCGGCTGTTCCAGTTCCTGTTGGCGCTGGATCAGCATCAGAAGACGAAGCCGATGCCTAAGGGCTCTTCAAACGGTCAGCCGAACAACGCCTGGAACCTCGTCCGCGTGAAGGAGATGCTGCCGCCAGATCCGGAGCAGGTGAAGATCACCAAGATCGATATGAACGAGCTGAATCAGCAACTGGAAACGGCGAAGAAGATGTTCGAGCAGATCGTCAAGGATCATCCCAATACGCCCTGGGCGCGACGGGCTCAGAATGAAATCAACTCTGGATTCGGCATGAAGTTCGTCGAGGTCTATCGCGACCCGCGTTACGACAAGACCGACATCAAGCTGCCGGCGCTATGA
- a CDS encoding bile acid:sodium symporter family protein, producing MSSFRPRLAAWWSNHWFLPVLVALLGAGLSIGLVLEARWHRPLFGLVDPGVTTGLILFLMAWSLDTRRLRDSLRAPLPVMLGTTINIGLIPCLAWPVSLFPWPEDFRLGLLITAAVPCTLATASVWTRKAGGNDAVSLLVTLVTNLACVVVTPFWLSWTVSRDAALDPLPIVRNLSLAVLLPTLLGQLARRPAWGHRLALGYSRQISLAAQLLVLTMITAAAVRGGEALRAQSHWPTVLMGLCLALACAGLHVAGMLAASGAGTLLRLSRADRIAMLFAGSQKTLPVALLLATDPSLVGGGIYPFITFPMLTFHALQLVIDSAVVQRIAAQPLESGASSSGSRL from the coding sequence GTGAGCAGTTTCCGGCCCAGGCTGGCGGCCTGGTGGAGCAACCACTGGTTTCTCCCCGTGCTCGTCGCGCTGCTCGGAGCGGGACTCTCAATCGGCCTCGTCCTCGAAGCCCGTTGGCACCGTCCGCTCTTCGGGCTGGTCGACCCCGGCGTCACCACGGGCCTGATTCTCTTCCTGATGGCCTGGAGCCTCGACACTCGACGCCTCCGGGATTCGCTCCGCGCTCCGCTCCCGGTCATGCTCGGAACGACCATCAACATCGGCCTGATCCCCTGCCTCGCCTGGCCGGTCAGCCTGTTCCCCTGGCCCGAAGACTTCCGCCTCGGCCTGCTGATCACCGCCGCCGTCCCCTGCACGCTGGCCACCGCATCCGTCTGGACGCGTAAAGCGGGCGGCAACGACGCCGTCTCGCTGCTGGTGACCCTGGTCACAAATCTGGCCTGCGTCGTCGTGACCCCCTTCTGGCTGAGCTGGACCGTCTCCCGCGACGCAGCTCTCGATCCTCTGCCCATCGTTCGAAATCTGTCGCTGGCCGTGCTCCTGCCGACGCTGCTGGGACAACTCGCTCGCCGCCCCGCCTGGGGCCATCGGCTGGCGCTCGGCTACAGCCGCCAGATCAGTCTCGCCGCGCAACTGCTGGTGCTGACCATGATCACGGCCGCCGCCGTCCGCGGCGGCGAAGCACTACGGGCTCAGTCGCACTGGCCGACGGTGTTGATGGGACTTTGCCTCGCCCTCGCCTGCGCAGGGCTGCACGTGGCCGGCATGCTGGCCGCGTCGGGAGCCGGAACTCTCCTCCGACTGTCTCGCGCAGATCGCATCGCGATGCTCTTCGCCGGGAGCCAGAAAACGCTCCCGGTCGCGCTCCTGCTGGCGACCGATCCCTCGCTGGTCGGCGGAGGGATCTACCCCTTCATCACCTTCCCGATGCTGACCTTCCACGCCCTGCAGCTCGTCATCGACTCCGCCGTCGTCCAGCGCATCGCCGCCCAGCCGCTCGAGTCCGGCGCGTCTTCTTCTGGCTCTCGACTCTAG
- a CDS encoding serine O-acetyltransferase — MATDIRLKERLPELTDRIVETYQEIETIHHLGHCPLPSVDAVVEIAQDLKEILYPGYRKRQNLHLGNVTYHVGDLIDSLHDRLTQQLARTLRHEYRRRHGTNCGEEAANDFEAQGQEKAIQFLQTLPMVRRMLALDVQAAYDGDPAAGGLDEIIFCYPGLEAITVYRLAHELHKLKVPLIPRMLTEWAHSRTGIDIHPGAKIGPSFFIDHGTGVVIGETCDIARNVKLYQGVTLGALSFAKDDEGNLVRNQKRHPTLEENVVIYANATILGGDTVVGANSVIGASVSLTKSIPPNTVVTIEKPSLRFREAS, encoded by the coding sequence ATGGCCACGGACATCCGACTCAAGGAACGTCTGCCGGAACTGACCGACCGGATTGTCGAGACCTACCAGGAGATCGAGACGATTCACCACCTCGGTCATTGCCCCCTCCCCAGCGTCGACGCCGTCGTCGAAATCGCCCAAGATCTCAAAGAGATCCTCTATCCCGGCTATCGCAAGCGCCAGAACTTGCACCTGGGGAACGTGACCTATCACGTCGGCGACCTGATCGACAGCCTGCACGACCGCCTGACCCAGCAGCTCGCCAGAACCCTCCGCCACGAATACCGCCGGCGGCACGGCACCAACTGCGGCGAAGAAGCCGCCAACGACTTCGAAGCCCAGGGCCAGGAGAAAGCCATCCAGTTCCTGCAGACGCTGCCCATGGTCCGCCGGATGCTCGCGCTGGACGTCCAGGCCGCCTACGACGGCGACCCCGCCGCCGGGGGCCTCGACGAAATCATCTTCTGCTACCCGGGACTCGAAGCCATCACGGTCTACCGACTGGCTCACGAACTGCACAAGCTCAAGGTCCCCCTGATTCCCCGCATGCTGACCGAGTGGGCCCACAGCCGCACCGGGATCGATATCCACCCCGGCGCCAAAATCGGCCCCTCCTTCTTCATCGACCACGGCACCGGCGTCGTCATCGGCGAGACCTGCGACATCGCCCGGAACGTCAAGCTCTACCAGGGCGTGACGCTCGGCGCGCTCAGCTTCGCCAAGGACGACGAAGGCAACCTGGTCCGCAACCAGAAACGCCACCCGACGCTCGAAGAGAACGTCGTGATCTACGCCAACGCGACGATCCTCGGGGGCGACACTGTCGTCGGCGCCAACTCTGTGATCGGCGCCAGCGTCTCGCTCACCAAGAGCATTCCCCCCAACACCGTCGTCACGATCGAAAAACCGTCCCTCCGGTTCCGCGAGGCTTCGTGA